A window of Dorea formicigenerans contains these coding sequences:
- a CDS encoding GNAT family N-acetyltransferase gives MKIDVCSKKEQDYIIERLVEYNLSQVEAKQKENFIDLSKKIGKDDKIVAGIVARMYCWNVVYVDTLWVDSSYRGKKLGSLLLEEVENDAKSKGAKLIHLDTFDFQAKEFYEKQGYIVFGILENCPEKHYRYYLKKVL, from the coding sequence ATGAAAATTGATGTATGTTCAAAGAAAGAACAGGATTATATTATTGAAAGACTGGTGGAATATAATCTATCTCAGGTTGAGGCTAAACAGAAAGAAAATTTCATAGATTTAAGCAAGAAAATCGGTAAGGATGATAAGATTGTTGCTGGTATTGTAGCAAGGATGTATTGTTGGAATGTAGTTTATGTTGATACATTGTGGGTCGATTCTAGTTATAGAGGGAAAAAACTTGGTAGCTTACTTTTAGAAGAAGTTGAAAATGATGCTAAATCAAAAGGTGCTAAACTTATTCATCTTGATACATTTGATTTTCAAGCCAAAGAATTTTATGAGAAGCAAGGGTATATTGTATTTGGTATATTAGAAAATTGTCCAGAAAAGCATTATAGATATTATTTGAAAAAAGTCTTATAG
- a CDS encoding rolling circle replication-associated protein: MGKAKQCFVYNTKIIETPTTKEVYFYETPIYSHSNSDSKTSNTQAHKRKVFDEMSAHKQYDSLKRKQKHYEQTRWEIARIVDCNFDNKTKFLTLTFRENIQDITITNKEFKYFIQRLNYYLYQTKVQTLKYIATWEKQKRGAIHYHVIFFDFPFVAKEKLQDLWTYGFIKINRIDVDSMENRGRYLSKYFGKDLELKEHKKKAFFKSQNLKMPIEQKLMLTDDILQDLTQENVVFQKEYTRQVYDTKSIITNGSPLKDSSVTYLKIKKGRDCTG, translated from the coding sequence GTGGGCAAAGCAAAACAATGTTTTGTATACAATACGAAAATCATTGAAACTCCTACTACGAAAGAAGTGTATTTCTATGAAACTCCAATTTACAGCCATTCAAATTCAGATTCAAAAACAAGTAATACACAAGCACATAAACGTAAAGTATTTGATGAAATGTCGGCTCATAAGCAATATGACAGTTTAAAGCGCAAGCAAAAACACTATGAGCAAACCCGTTGGGAGATTGCCCGTATTGTTGACTGCAATTTTGATAACAAGACCAAATTTTTAACGCTGACATTCCGAGAGAATATTCAAGACATCACTATAACCAACAAGGAATTTAAGTATTTTATACAACGATTAAATTACTATCTGTATCAAACCAAAGTCCAGACATTGAAATATATTGCAACGTGGGAGAAACAGAAACGTGGAGCAATCCACTACCATGTTATTTTCTTTGATTTTCCGTTTGTGGCAAAGGAAAAACTACAAGATTTATGGACGTATGGATTTATCAAAATAAACCGCATTGATGTAGACAGCATGGAGAACAGAGGACGTTATTTAAGCAAATATTTTGGTAAAGACCTAGAGTTAAAGGAACACAAAAAAAAGGCATTTTTCAAATCTCAAAACCTTAAAATGCCAATTGAACAAAAGTTAATGCTTACAGATGATATTCTACAGGATTTAACACAAGAGAATGTCGTCTTTCAGAAAGAATATACCAGACAGGTGTATGATACAAAATCTATCATTACAAACGGCTCACCCCTTAAAGACAGCAGTGTTACATATCTGAAAATTAAAAAGGGGCGTGATTGTACTGGCTAA
- a CDS encoding TIGR00266 family protein, with protein sequence MRYQIQGDTLPVVICQLEAGERMITEGGGMSWMSPNMKMETTTNGGIGKAVGRMFSGEKMFQNIYTAQGGNGMIAFASCFPGSIRAFNIRPGQEMIFQKSAFLASEAGVQLSVHFHKKVASGLFGGEGFVLQKVSGQGVAFAEFDGHVVEYELQPGQQIVIDTGHLAAMTASCQMDIQTVPGVKNMLFGGEGLFNTVITGPGRVWLQTMPISNVAGALRPYIPSGS encoded by the coding sequence ATGAGGTATCAGATTCAGGGAGATACTCTTCCGGTTGTGATCTGCCAGCTTGAAGCGGGTGAGCGGATGATTACGGAAGGAGGCGGTATGTCCTGGATGTCTCCGAACATGAAGATGGAGACAACGACCAATGGAGGGATTGGGAAAGCTGTAGGAAGAATGTTCTCAGGAGAGAAGATGTTCCAGAATATTTACACTGCACAGGGAGGCAACGGAATGATCGCATTTGCTTCTTGCTTTCCAGGATCGATTCGTGCATTTAACATCAGACCGGGGCAGGAAATGATCTTCCAGAAGAGTGCATTTCTGGCAAGTGAAGCGGGAGTACAGTTGTCTGTACATTTCCATAAGAAAGTGGCTTCCGGATTATTTGGAGGAGAAGGATTTGTTCTTCAGAAAGTCAGCGGACAGGGAGTTGCATTTGCGGAATTTGACGGACATGTAGTGGAATATGAACTGCAGCCGGGACAGCAGATTGTGATTGATACGGGACATCTTGCAGCAATGACAGCCAGTTGTCAGATGGATATTCAGACTGTGCCGGGCGTGAAGAATATGCTTTTTGGAGGCGAAGGGCTGTTTAATACCGTGATTACAGGACCGGGAAGGGTATGGCTTCAGACAATGCCGATCAGTAATGTTGCCGGGGCACTCAGACCATATATTCCGTCAGGCTCATAA
- a CDS encoding sporulation initiation factor Spo0A C-terminal domain-containing protein, with product MENATLQVLSKCNITPKYKGYTYLPVAVRLADQYMREPLCIMADIYPVIGQIYDESPRKVERAIRKVVEVGWQNNREYMVEIMGFGAKKCPGSAQFIDALVYYINWKMTHTSQQECRGILETQQ from the coding sequence ATGGAGAATGCAACATTACAAGTTTTATCGAAATGCAATATTACGCCAAAATATAAAGGGTATACATATTTACCAGTGGCGGTCAGACTGGCGGATCAGTACATGAGAGAGCCGCTGTGCATTATGGCTGATATTTATCCTGTTATTGGACAAATCTATGACGAATCGCCAAGAAAAGTAGAGCGGGCAATCCGGAAGGTTGTAGAAGTGGGGTGGCAGAACAACCGGGAATATATGGTGGAGATTATGGGATTTGGTGCGAAGAAATGTCCTGGAAGCGCGCAGTTTATTGATGCACTTGTGTATTATATCAACTGGAAGATGACTCACACCTCGCAGCAAGAATGCCGAGGCATTCTTGAAACTCAACAGTAA
- a CDS encoding helix-turn-helix domain-containing protein — translation MNKIKELRKENNITVAELAKELGISQSMLTNYENGNGTPRDDSIWDRLSQLFGVSKSHVMGLTTDIDVVHRKKKFKAVVDMSEPISIQVENQTDIDILTKLDLLDDEDTNKVLDFINNLLTIKKYEGIEDSPIEYVTK, via the coding sequence ATGAATAAAATAAAAGAATTGAGAAAAGAAAATAACATCACAGTTGCGGAATTGGCAAAAGAGTTGGGAATTTCACAAAGTATGCTGACTAACTATGAAAATGGGAATGGAACTCCAAGGGATGATTCTATATGGGATAGGTTATCACAACTGTTTGGCGTAAGCAAAAGTCATGTTATGGGATTGACTACAGATATTGATGTGGTTCACAGAAAGAAAAAATTTAAAGCGGTTGTGGATATGTCAGAACCCATATCAATACAAGTGGAAAATCAAACAGACATTGATATCTTGACTAAGTTGGACCTACTGGATGATGAAGATACAAACAAGGTATTAGACTTTATTAACAATCTTCTTACTATAAAGAAATATGAGGGAATTGAAGATAGTCCAATCGAATATGTGACGAAATAG
- a CDS encoding tyrosine-type recombinase/integrase has translation MSRADSIKILYQELKTGILSLTDIQEQVDMNKKQVLDLHKKMYNYWQGKNGKWYSYLPKEGVEPPKGKQIESVNEEKLNSKIIEYYVIEESRKKQEKTCPTFLEVYYMWRSIKDLELDDNSIYKFNTDCKRFFVGTDFAEMPINQINENTIKVFMLETIKRLELCKETTRKFFSYIKNVIRYARIEKIITDNPVEFLEPKDFTKHCGEIEVSDCDKYYTDTELAIILKALHGYYRENPLYMPPYAIELAMYTGMRVSELSTLKWSDINDICISINKSAKHNRLKNEFSVGKTKTKKSRAYPVDGQINHLLARIKRVQEEHGILCEWIFTDGNGSYTHARNITDCMTRLCRENKLNGGGITKLRKTTSSDLQAKGTPKSVVASMLGHTTEVNEKYYTYDTSNLAEKKKIIQERNAKFKNLAHTG, from the coding sequence ATGTCGAGAGCAGATTCAATAAAGATATTGTATCAAGAATTAAAAACTGGTATACTTTCGCTAACGGATATACAAGAACAGGTTGATATGAATAAAAAACAAGTTCTTGATTTACACAAAAAAATGTATAACTACTGGCAAGGAAAAAATGGTAAGTGGTACAGCTATTTACCAAAAGAGGGGGTTGAACCGCCAAAGGGAAAGCAGATTGAGAGTGTCAACGAGGAAAAATTGAATAGTAAAATCATAGAGTATTATGTCATTGAGGAATCCCGAAAAAAGCAGGAAAAGACTTGCCCTACTTTCCTAGAAGTCTATTACATGTGGCGAAGTATTAAGGATTTAGAATTAGACGATAACTCAATCTATAAGTTTAATACTGACTGCAAACGTTTCTTTGTTGGTACAGACTTTGCTGAGATGCCTATTAATCAGATTAATGAGAACACAATAAAAGTTTTTATGTTGGAAACCATCAAGCGACTTGAATTGTGCAAAGAAACCACACGTAAGTTTTTCAGCTATATAAAAAACGTGATTAGATACGCAAGAATTGAAAAAATTATCACAGATAATCCAGTGGAATTTCTTGAGCCTAAGGACTTTACAAAACATTGTGGAGAAATTGAAGTATCTGACTGCGATAAATACTATACCGATACTGAACTTGCTATTATCTTAAAAGCCTTGCATGGATATTATAGGGAGAACCCTTTATATATGCCGCCTTATGCCATAGAATTAGCAATGTACACGGGTATGAGGGTTAGTGAGCTATCAACCTTGAAATGGTCTGATATCAATGATATCTGCATCAGTATCAATAAATCTGCAAAACACAATCGGTTAAAAAATGAATTTTCTGTTGGTAAGACTAAAACCAAGAAATCAAGAGCCTATCCGGTTGACGGACAGATTAATCACTTATTGGCACGCATCAAGCGAGTACAAGAAGAACATGGAATTTTATGTGAATGGATTTTCACGGATGGCAATGGAAGTTATACCCATGCAAGAAACATAACTGACTGCATGACACGGTTATGCCGGGAAAACAAATTAAACGGTGGTGGTATCACTAAGCTACGGAAAACAACCAGTTCCGACTTACAAGCTAAAGGCACACCAAAATCAGTGGTCGCAAGTATGTTAGGACATACTACCGAGGTCAACGAGAAGTATTATACCTATGACACTTCAAACCTTGCCGAAAAGAAAAAGATTATCCAAGAGCGAAATGCCAAATTTAAGAATCTGGCACACACTGGATAA
- a CDS encoding helix-turn-helix domain-containing protein, protein MTKNVLLDCFVQNLEKERLNLGMTQAEFASKLEISVSTYKNIISRRTDKIDIMIAMQIYKLTGHFLYELFGNDNPEMECLKKFRLLNNRQKAYISGKIDFELEMMSHEQDSENMLDVLVLTGNMEDGMVLDSANEERIYCPEYIKKYGERLHCGIRITSNHLNPVYVRNDILGISKKPPRDGDTCILIHKPTGRAFIRKMQQGNPCQLLPINGYGDIITVDPNNHTDMVQWLKFGVVIAVLRR, encoded by the coding sequence ATGACGAAAAATGTATTATTGGACTGTTTTGTCCAGAATTTGGAAAAGGAACGTTTAAATCTTGGAATGACACAGGCAGAATTTGCATCCAAACTGGAAATTTCAGTGTCTACTTACAAAAATATCATTTCTCGGAGGACTGACAAAATTGATATCATGATCGCCATGCAAATCTACAAACTGACAGGGCATTTTCTTTATGAGTTATTTGGAAATGATAATCCGGAAATGGAATGTCTGAAAAAGTTTCGTCTGTTAAATAATCGCCAGAAGGCATACATCAGTGGCAAGATTGATTTCGAACTGGAAATGATGAGTCACGAGCAGGATTCAGAAAATATGCTGGATGTTCTTGTACTGACCGGCAACATGGAAGATGGTATGGTACTGGATTCTGCGAATGAAGAACGTATCTACTGTCCAGAATATATTAAGAAATATGGTGAACGCCTGCATTGTGGCATTCGCATTACTTCCAACCACCTTAATCCTGTGTATGTCAGAAATGATATCCTGGGAATTTCAAAGAAACCTCCGCGTGACGGTGACACCTGTATCCTGATCCACAAGCCGACCGGCCGCGCATTTATCCGCAAGATGCAACAGGGAAATCCTTGTCAGCTGCTCCCGATCAACGGTTATGGCGATATTATCACAGTTGACCCGAACAATCATACCGATATGGTACAATGGCTAAAATTCGGAGTCGTGATTGCAGTCCTGCGACGCTAA
- a CDS encoding helix-turn-helix domain-containing protein: MNYGHLELRIEELLKERDISKNTICKELDIPRSNFNRYCRNEFQRLDANLICKLCDYFDCEVGELICYVKE, translated from the coding sequence ATGAATTATGGACATTTAGAGTTAAGGATAGAAGAACTGTTGAAAGAACGGGATATCAGTAAGAATACCATTTGCAAAGAGTTGGATATTCCGAGGTCAAATTTTAACAGATATTGCAGAAATGAATTTCAAAGGCTGGATGCAAATTTGATTTGTAAGTTATGTGATTATTTTGATTGTGAAGTTGGCGAATTGATTTGTTATGTAAAAGAATAA
- a CDS encoding CPBP family intramembrane glutamic endopeptidase: MTDKKEKSMIQYFLLFMFSFEILFIFLGILYNQVFHLKKFSEGYILMLLPTMSTLFAKQRASSQNESNKFFKFYKICFAGMTIYTVISVVIPSSAVISQILMIAESLCSIYFLQSIGENTLANIGLSYNVSFKEVLKYALLYIAIFILMVRVEFVCDYLKTGDVAQLKVPLADVKQLVGFVPLFIFTFIVFLGEEYGWGYFMFPLLEKEYGVYKAIFFLGTIEVLFHLPIDYMITKLPITFFIGRSVMLISHTIFMCWIYKRTSTIWIAVVIHFLNNNLLGLWKLTENSFTFSTPLAVICYVVIFGSFIFSKTLKNQRKPVAKEFSVL; the protein is encoded by the coding sequence ATGACTGATAAAAAAGAAAAGTCAATGATACAGTATTTCTTATTATTCATGTTTAGTTTTGAAATTCTATTTATTTTTTTGGGGATTTTATATAATCAGGTGTTTCATTTAAAAAAATTCTCAGAAGGTTATATTTTGATGCTTTTACCAACCATGAGTACTTTGTTTGCAAAACAACGGGCATCAAGTCAGAATGAATCCAATAAATTTTTTAAGTTTTATAAAATTTGTTTTGCAGGAATGACGATATATACTGTAATATCTGTTGTTATTCCAAGTAGTGCCGTTATATCTCAAATATTGATGATAGCTGAATCATTATGTAGTATTTACTTTTTACAATCCATTGGAGAAAATACTTTGGCAAATATAGGTCTGTCTTATAATGTTTCGTTTAAGGAAGTATTGAAATATGCGTTGCTTTATATCGCTATTTTTATTCTTATGGTTCGAGTGGAATTCGTATGTGATTATCTAAAAACAGGAGATGTAGCGCAATTAAAGGTTCCATTGGCAGATGTGAAACAGCTAGTTGGTTTTGTTCCACTGTTTATCTTTACATTTATTGTATTCTTGGGCGAGGAATATGGTTGGGGATATTTTATGTTTCCATTGCTGGAGAAGGAATATGGGGTTTATAAAGCAATATTTTTCCTTGGAACGATAGAAGTGCTTTTTCATTTGCCGATAGATTATATGATAACTAAACTTCCAATTACTTTTTTTATTGGACGGTCTGTTATGCTTATTAGCCATACAATTTTTATGTGTTGGATTTATAAGCGGACATCAACTATATGGATTGCAGTGGTGATTCATTTCTTAAATAATAATTTATTAGGATTATGGAAATTAACAGAGAATAGCTTTACATTTTCAACGCCATTGGCAGTCATTTGTTATGTTGTAATATTCGGCTCGTTTATCTTTTCAAAAACATTAAAAAATCAAAGAAAGCCAGTTGCAAAGGAATTTTCTGTGCTATAA
- a CDS encoding chloride channel protein has protein sequence MEMEKVKKELMHMFHAWRILLGSLVKWILLSIVIGGVIGVIASAFANLITWATDFRMGHMWMVYLLPFAGLMIVFLYHVTGQEKNAGTDMVLMVVRSDQNTMPGRVAPLILIATALTHLFGGSAGREGAALQFGASLGNWLGRKIHLNESDKRIMTLAGMSAAFAALFGTPMAAAVFPMEVISVGIMYYAALVPCVFSAFIGERISIFMGVRTLTAPYPVEEVPNFYGIAWGKAILLAICFAFAGALFCVMLHIFEKQLKKWFQNPYLRVFVGGVTVVLLWKITGTDTYLGLGGGTIAQSFAEPQKLWVFLLKILFTCITLCSGFKGGEIVPSLFIGATFGSALAPIFGLPVDICAACGMVGVFCAVTNSPISSLLIAFELFGFAGMPYFCTVIAVSYLLSGYQSLYKAQKIVYSKTENKYIDRNTTS, from the coding sequence ATGGAAATGGAGAAGGTGAAGAAGGAGCTCATGCATATGTTTCATGCGTGGAGAATATTGTTAGGGAGTCTGGTGAAATGGATTCTATTATCGATTGTGATTGGCGGTGTGATCGGTGTCATCGCCAGTGCATTTGCGAATCTGATCACGTGGGCAACGGACTTTCGTATGGGGCATATGTGGATGGTATATCTGCTGCCTTTTGCAGGTCTCATGATTGTTTTTCTTTATCATGTTACGGGGCAAGAGAAGAATGCCGGAACAGATATGGTGCTTATGGTAGTACGGTCAGATCAGAATACGATGCCGGGAAGAGTGGCACCATTGATTTTGATTGCGACAGCTTTGACGCATTTGTTTGGAGGTTCTGCCGGCCGGGAAGGTGCGGCACTTCAGTTTGGGGCAAGCCTCGGAAATTGGCTGGGACGTAAGATACATTTGAATGAGAGTGATAAACGTATTATGACGCTGGCGGGTATGAGCGCAGCTTTTGCAGCACTATTTGGAACGCCGATGGCAGCAGCAGTGTTCCCGATGGAGGTTATCAGCGTCGGGATTATGTATTATGCAGCGCTCGTTCCGTGCGTGTTCTCCGCATTTATCGGAGAGCGGATTTCAATCTTTATGGGAGTTCGGACATTGACTGCGCCGTATCCCGTAGAAGAAGTTCCGAATTTTTATGGAATCGCGTGGGGAAAAGCAATTCTTCTGGCAATCTGTTTTGCATTTGCCGGAGCGCTGTTTTGCGTGATGTTACATATTTTTGAAAAGCAGTTGAAAAAATGGTTTCAGAATCCGTACCTTCGTGTGTTTGTTGGAGGTGTGACAGTCGTTCTTTTGTGGAAGATTACGGGAACAGATACCTATCTGGGGCTTGGTGGAGGTACGATTGCGCAGAGCTTTGCAGAACCGCAGAAATTGTGGGTTTTTTTGCTGAAAATACTATTTACATGTATCACACTTTGTTCTGGTTTTAAAGGCGGTGAGATAGTCCCGTCACTGTTTATTGGGGCGACATTCGGCTCCGCACTGGCACCGATATTTGGCTTGCCGGTAGATATCTGTGCAGCGTGTGGCATGGTAGGCGTGTTCTGTGCTGTGACAAACAGTCCGATCAGCTCCCTTCTGATTGCATTTGAGCTGTTTGGATTTGCAGGAATGCCGTATTTCTGTACCGTAATAGCAGTCAGCTATCTGCTGTCTGGATATCAGAGCCTTTATAAAGCGCAGAAGATTGTGTACTCCAAGACGGAAAATAAATACATAGATAGAAATACGACCTCTTAA
- the murI gene encoding glutamate racemase: MKIGIFDSGMGGLSVLHRALRMIPEADFLYYADEEHVPYGEKTREQVRGYIDEIIAFMIKKQVDAIVIACNTATSVATKEYRSQFPLPIVGMEPAVKKAVEEYADRPGRILVAATPITIQGDKLHHLVDRVDKRDMVDLVALPKLVRFAEQEIFDQDQVVPYLKEALKDYPLEEYKAFVLGCTHFNYFKESYQEIFPNKIEFVDGNEGALRELIRRMEKECDTISVKNGANDAEEFSKTDRVTYYFSGKQISAADQIRIDKYMCQLDRMALI; this comes from the coding sequence ATGAAAATAGGTATTTTTGACTCGGGCATGGGTGGGTTGTCTGTTCTGCACCGTGCACTTCGCATGATACCAGAAGCAGATTTTCTCTATTATGCGGACGAGGAGCACGTCCCATATGGGGAAAAAACAAGAGAGCAAGTCCGGGGATATATTGACGAAATTATAGCATTTATGATAAAGAAGCAGGTAGATGCGATTGTGATTGCCTGCAATACAGCTACGAGTGTGGCCACAAAAGAATACAGAAGTCAGTTTCCACTGCCGATTGTGGGCATGGAACCGGCAGTGAAAAAAGCAGTAGAAGAATATGCTGACAGACCGGGAAGAATCCTGGTGGCAGCAACACCAATCACAATTCAAGGAGACAAGCTTCATCACTTGGTGGACCGGGTGGATAAGCGTGATATGGTAGATCTGGTTGCGCTCCCAAAGCTGGTTAGATTTGCAGAGCAGGAAATATTTGATCAGGATCAGGTTGTGCCGTATCTTAAGGAGGCGCTGAAGGATTATCCATTAGAGGAATATAAAGCATTTGTCCTTGGCTGTACGCATTTTAATTATTTCAAAGAGAGCTATCAGGAGATTTTCCCGAATAAGATAGAATTTGTAGATGGAAATGAAGGAGCACTTCGGGAATTAATCCGTAGAATGGAAAAAGAGTGTGATACGATCAGTGTGAAGAATGGGGCTAATGATGCAGAGGAATTTTCAAAAACTGATCGGGTTACATATTATTTTTCTGGTAAGCAGATTTCAGCGGCAGACCAGATACGTATTGACAAATATATGTGTCAGTTAGACCGAATGGCACTTATATAA